TCTTACGAGGGTGGCCACAAACGCGCCTTTTTCAAGCAGGCTTTTCACCAGCCAGGAACCGACAATGCCCGTTGCGCCAGTCACTAAAACCCGACTTTCACTCCACATCATGCTCATTCCCACACCTTCCAGGGGGCTTGTCCAGAATTCCACAATTCATCCAAATAATTTTTCTCTTTCAAGGTATCCATGCAGGACCAAAAGCCAAAATGCCGATATCCCATCATTTGTCCATCTTTAGTCAGACCTTCCAACGGCTCTTTCTCCCAGGATGTTTCATCATCACGGATGTAATCAATGGCCTTACCATTTAACACAAAAAATCCACCATTTATCCATCCTTCTCCTGATTCAGGTTTTTCATGAAAGTTACAGATCCTATCTCCTTCATACCCGATTCGTCCAAACCGGGCAGGTGAACGTACAGTGGTTACGGTTGCCAGTTTCCCATGTGAATGATGAAACTTAATGACCGATTCAATATCAAGGTCCGCCACGCCGTCACCATACGTAAACAAAAAAGTTTCATCATCACCTAACCACTTTTTAAGACGTTTGAGCCTTCCACCAGTTTGCGTCTGCATTCCAGTATCAACAAGATGAATTTTCCAGTTTGGCTGTTTGCCGTCATGTATCGTGGTTTTTCCATTCGCTAAATCAATCGTAAGATCATTATTGATAGCATAAAAGTTTAGAAAGTATTCCTTAATAACCTCAGCCTTGTACCCTAAAGCCACGATGAACTCGGTGACATTATACGCCGCATATACTTTCATGATATGCCAAAGAAT
Above is a window of Candidatus Nitrospira neomarina DNA encoding:
- the rfbF gene encoding glucose-1-phosphate cytidylyltransferase — protein: MKAIILAGGFGTRFSEETALKPKPMIEIGGKPILWHIMKVYAAYNVTEFIVALGYKAEVIKEYFLNFYAINNDLTIDLANGKTTIHDGKQPNWKIHLVDTGMQTQTGGRLKRLKKWLGDDETFLFTYGDGVADLDIESVIKFHHSHGKLATVTTVRSPARFGRIGYEGDRICNFHEKPESGEGWINGGFFVLNGKAIDYIRDDETSWEKEPLEGLTKDGQMMGYRHFGFWSCMDTLKEKNYLDELWNSGQAPWKVWE